From the Pseudomonas syringae KCTC 12500 genome, the window CGCAGCGGTTGCGGCAAAAGCACCCTGTTGCGCCTGCTCGCCGGCCTCGACAAACCGACGCAGGGACAGCTACTTGCAGGCTCTGCGCCATTGGACGATGCCCGCGAAGACACGCGATTGATGTTTCAGGAAGCGCGCTTGCTGCCCTGGAAAAAGATCATCGACAACGTCGGCCTTGGCCTGAGCGGCGACTGGCGGGCGCAGGCTCTTGAAGCGCTTGAGGCCGTCGGCCTTGCCGAGCGCGCCAATGAATGGCCTGCCGCATTGTCCGGTGGCCAGAAGCAACGCGTTGCCCTGGCCCGTGCGCTGATTCACAAGCCGCGCCTGCTGTTGCTCGACGAGCCGTTGGGCGCGCTGGATGCCCTGACCCGGATCGAAATGCAGCAACTGATCGAAAAACTGTGGGGCCAGTATGGTTTCACGGTGTTGCTGGTAACCCACGACGTCAGCGAGGCCGTGGCCATTGCCGACCGGGTGATCCTGATCGAAGAAGGGCAGATCGGGCTCGATCTGCTGGTCGACCTGCCACGCCCGCGTGTTCGTGGTTCGCATCGCCTCGCAGCGCTGGAGGCCGAAGTGCTCAACCGCGTGCTGGCCCTGCCGGGTTCGCCACCTGACCCGGAACCGTTTTCGCCACTGCCTACGCAATTGCGCTGGGCAAATTAACCCTGATCCCCAAAGGAAGACATGCCATGACTATCAAAGCCATTAACGTTCGCAACCAGTTCAAAGGCACCATCAAGGAAATCGTCCACGGCGACGTACTGTCGGAAATCGACGTACAGACCGCATCGGGCGTCGTGACCTCGGTCATCACCACCCGCTCGGTCAAGGAGCTGGAGCTGGTCGTCGGCAGCGAAGTCATCGCCTTCGTGAAGTCCACTGAAGTCTCCATCGCCAAGCTGTAAACGATGGGCAAAAAACACCCCGGACGGTCCTGACCCTCCGGGTTTTTTTGCTTTTTACCTAGCAGTTATGCGAGGTAGGCGACGTATCGGTTTTGCTGGATGCTGACGGCTGGTTCTATTTGAAAAAACTGCCATGACCTCCCCCGACCAGACAGTGCTGTGCACGTATCGCTACGACCCGCTGGACCGTCTGGCTTCCAGCTCGCCGTTGGGGCAGACGGATGTGCAGCGCTTCTATCAAAAAAACCGTCTGGCAACCGAGATTGAGGGCGTGCTGCAGCGTACGGTCTTTCAGCATGAAGACCTGTTATTGGCTCAGCAGCGGCATGTTGATGGTGTGGTGAACACGACGCTGCTTGCGACCGATCCGCAGCGCTCTGTCCTGCGGCTTGTGGATAAGTCTGGAATTGAGCCTGTGGCGTACAGCGTCTATGGTCATCACCCGGCTGAAAGCGGACTGACCAGTTTGCTGGGATTCAATGGCGAGCGGCGTGATCCGGTGACCGGGCATTATCTGCTGGGGAATGGGTATCGGGCTTACAACCCGGTGTTGATGCGGTTCAACAGCCCGGACAGTTTGAGTCCGTTTGATGAGGGCGGGTTGAATGCGTATGGGTATTGTGGGGGGGATCCGGTGGGAGTTGTGGATCCGTCGGGGCATATGCCATTTTCAATTCTCATACAGGCGGCAGACTTGATTGAGAAGTTCGGTCCGCAAGCAGCTACTCTTATTGCAAAGAGGGCTCTGCAAGGCGTCAGCCCCGTTGCGCGTGTTTTAGGGGGCAAACATACACCTGCGTCTGTAAAATCCTTGGTATCTGAAAATGTAAGTAGGCTACCGTCCGCCTCTACGTCTACCTCGTCGGCTAAATCTGTTTCAGGTCGTAAGGCTAGTGAGGGATATATAAGGTTGCAAAAATTAAGAAAAAGTGTAAGTCATGTAGGTGAGACTAACGTGCCTTCGAATGATCAAGCCGCCTTGGCAAGGTATAACAGGCTTGAGGGGCGCATACGCGCCGTTGATGATCTGATAGACCACTACAGGAAAAATACTAAGAAAGTTAAGCACAGTGCACGTACCGCTCAAGAATCGCTAGAGGGTTACATGAAAAAGCGTCCTGAAGTGGTCGCCCAGTTTGAGGCATACCGTGATAAATTTAATAAAAGGATGCGTTCTAGAATTCGGGATCCGGACCAGGTTAATTAATATCGCTATCTCAGGCTCTCTTCACCCCAGCGCCGGTAAATACAACCCAAATAAGCATCAAACACCCGCATCCCTTCCTCGGCCATGCGTGGTGTGATCTCGTCATGTAACTGAACCGACCGCGCATACACCCGATCCTCCCGGTCCCATCGCCGCCTGCATCATTTTGCAATGCAGGCAGCTTGAGGCGGCGATCAAAGACCTCAAGCATGATGCTTTCAGAATCGAAGTCGAACGTTTACCTAGCAGTTATGCGAGGTAGGCGACGTATCGGTTTTGCCGGATGCTGACGGCTGGTTCTATGTGAAACAACTGCCATGGCCTCTCCCGACCCGATAATGCTATGCACGTATCGCTACGACCCGCTGGACCGTCTGGCTTCCAGCTTGCCGGTGGGGCTGGCTGATATTCGGCGTTTCTATCAAAAGAACCGCCTGGCGACCGAGATACAGGGCGCGCTGCAGCGTACGGTCTTTCAGCATGAAGACCTGTTATTGGCTCAGCAGCTGCATGTTGATGGTGTGGTGGACACGACACTGCTTGCGACCGATCAGCAGCGTTCTGTCCTGCGGCTTGTGGATAAGTCTGGAATTGAGCCTGTGGCGTACAGCGCCTATGGTCATCACCCGGCTGAAAGCGGGTTGACCAGCCTGCTGGGTTTTAATGGCGAGCGGCGTGACCCGGTGACCGGGCATTATCTGCTGGGGAATGGGTATCGGGCGTATAATCCGGTGTTGATGAGGTTCAACAGTCCCGACAGTTTGAGTCCGTTTGATGAGGGCGGGTTGAATGCGTATGGGTATTGTGGGGGTGATCCGATTGGGTTTGTGGATCCGTCAGGGCATGCGCCGTATAACAGGCTACTTAGACTGGCACTAGAAAACGCACGCTTGAAATCACTTAGCCGGAAAGATCGAATATCTACCCGTTTGTTGTGGGTGCTTGGCAAACGCTCAGAAGCGCCTCCTTCACGGAAAGGCAAGCCTTTACCCATATCACCCCTGGCATCAACGAGCGCTGCTTCATCTCCTCCGCTATCTATGGCCTCAGCTCTGCAAGTTTCTGATAAAGGTAAGCTGTCGGTCGCCTTTCCGGACATGAGTTGGGAGTATAGGGTGAGAAAGACTAAGGAGTTTCATACTCCAATTGACACGGCGGCACCCTCGGATTTTAAGACGGCCCAAACCCTTTTGGATTTGCACAATAAAAGACGGGTAGACGTCGAAAAGTTCATCTGTTTTCACAATGCCAGACGGGCTGTTAGCACTGAGAATGCTATAGCGGCTGGTCCATCACAGTTTTATAAAGCTATCAGGGAGAGAGATATTAATAATTTTAAATTATACGCGGCTGATATGTATAGGATACACCGTAAGGCTATACGTAAACAGCATAAATAACAGTATTGCACTCAGTCTCTACAGCCTCGGTCACAGCAGTGGTGATATTTTTCTCTTCACCAAAAACACCGGCAAATACAACCCCAAATAAGCATCAAATACCCGCATCCCTTCCTCAGCCATGCGCGGTGTAATCTCGTCATGCAACTGCACCGACCGCGCATACACCCGATCCCCCAGCTCCATGGCCAGCGCAAACACGTCGACATCGTCCGGCAGTGCGGGCAACTGGAAGTGGCGATCAAATACCTCAAGCATCAGCTGCCCCAGCTCAATGTCGTGCTGGCGGTCGGCCTGGTTGATTTCAGTTAGGCCGTGCTGGGCGAGGATCAATTGGCGAGCGGCGGCGTCGGCGTTGTAGATGGCCAGCATGCGCAGCTCTACGATGCGTGACAGGTCGCGCCAGGTGGTGAGCTGGTCGTGATCGATGCGGGCCTGCAGCGACGCGCGAAAGGCGGCGTGGATGTCGGCGGTCAGTGCTTCAAGCAGCGCGGGGACGCTGGCGAAGAAGTGGTACACCGACGAGGGCGGAATGCCGGCTCGCTCGGCAACGCTGTAGATCGACAGACTGGCCACGCCTTGTTCGGCAAGCAGCGTGCGCGCGGCGTCGAGAATCGAATCGATTCTGGCCTGGCTGCGTGCTTGAGGTTTGCGAGGCGTGGCGGCGCGGGTCATGGGCGTGGCTCTTGGTTGGGCTGCGGGCATTGTAAGGGATTACAACGGGATGAATCGCTGTCGTTGCCAAACGCTTATCGCTCCCACGCTGGAGCGTGAGGAACGATAAGCGTCGGGATACGCACCAAACAAAAACGCCGCAAGGCTCAAAGCCCGCGGCGTCTTGTACTACTCGGCCTCAATCAGACCGTATGCAGGTACCAGTTGTACTCGAGGTCGGAGATGGAGTGTTCGAACTCTTCCAGCTCGCTCTCTTTACACGCCACAAAGATGTCGATGTATTTCGGGTCGATATACTTGGCCATCACCGGGTTGTCGTCCAGCTCGCGCAATGCATCGCGCAGGTTGTTCGGCAGGCTTTGTTCGTGCTGTTCGTACGAGTTGCCTTCTACCGGGGCGCCAGGCTCGACCTTGTTGACCAGGCCGTGGTGCACGCCCGCCAGGACCGAAGCCATCACCAGGTACGGGTTGGCATCGGCACCGGCGACGCGGTGTTCGATACGTACCGCATCGGCGGTGCCGGTCGGTACGCGAACGGCGACCGTGCGGTTATCCAGACCCCAGGTCGGCGAGTTGGGCACATAGAACTGCGCACCGAACCGGCGATACGAGTTGACGTTCGGGCACAAGAAAGCCATTTGTGCCGGCAGGGTCTCGAGCACACCGCCGATTGCGTGACGCAATGCGGCGTTCTGCTCGGGATCCTCGCTGGTGAAGATGTTCTTGCCGTCGCGATCCAGAATCGAAATGTGAACGTGCAGACCATTACCCGCCTGACCCGGATAGGGCTTGGCCATGAAGGTCGTGTCCATCTCGTGATCGTAGGCGATGTTCTTGATCAGGCGCTTGAGCAATACGGCGTAATCGCACGCCTTGATCGCGTCGGCGACGTGATGCAGGTTGACTTCGAACTGGGCCGGGGCGCTTTCCTTGACGATGGCGTCGGCAGGAATGCCTTGTTCCTTTGCACCTTCGAGGATGTCCTGAAGGCAATCGACGTATTCGTCGAGGTCGTCGATCAGGTAGACCTGTGTCGAATGCGGGCGTTTGCCGGAGATCGGCGAGCGCGGCGGTTGTGGGCGACCGTTCACGTTCTCCTGATCGATCAGGTAGAACTCCAGCTCGAACGCTGCGCAGATAGTCAGGCCCATTTCGTCGAATTTGGCGACGACCTGGCGCAATACTTCACGCGGGTCGGCGAAAAACGGATCGCCTTCGAGTTCGTGCATGGTCATCAGCAATTGCGCAGTAGGGCGCTTTTGCCATGGCTCGTTGCACAGGGTGTCGGGGATGGGATAACAGATTCGGTCAGCATCACCGATGTCCAGGCCCAGGCCGGTGCTTTCCACCGTGGAGCCATTGATATCCAGAGCAAATAAAGAGGCAGGCAGGTTGATGCCCTTCTCGTAAACCTTATGGAGGCTGGTGCGTTCGATGCGTTTGCCACGCACCACACCATTCATATCTGCAATCAGAAGGTCAACGTACAGAACCTCAGGATGTTCCTTAAGGAACGCGTTCGCTTCGTTAAGCTGAACGGCACGCGGGGGTACCGACATGATGCAACACCTTTGTTGTTAAAAATATCAATCATCAATGATTGCGGATCTCAGTCAATCCGAAAGCCATGATGAAGTCAATAGAGCCTTTTTTTGCCCTAAAACTGCGCCAAATGGCCTTTTTTGCTGCTATTTAGGGCGTTTAATTCCGTTTTTGACCGTTGCTAAATACGAGCTAGAGCGGCCTGTCTTCTATTCTTAACGGCTTGTTGTATAAAAAAATGAACGAGGCTAAGCTCGATCGCAACCCAGTAGAGCAACACTAGCGGGGGTCCCATGCTTCACCTTTCCCTGGTCGACACGCGACTATCAAGTCCGTACGGCGCCCATCATGCCTGTGATCTCGGTGCTCGTGGTGGGCTGCCACACTTTGCGACATCCCTGAACGGCTATCGAAGCCAGTCTGCTCTACGCTCAACGCTGGACATTACCACTATAACGGCATCGTCAGTGTGACCGCGGCCGTCTGGAAATCCGGCCCCGCAGCTGTCACCTTACCCCTATTCGGCGTCTGCCGAAACGAGTTGTACATCATGACGCCGATGCGTCTGGAACGCCTGATCACGATCAGGACAATAAAACCCTGAGGTATTTATGAGTACCAACCTCGACCAGCTCACCGATTGGTTGAAAGAACACAAGATTACCGAAGTCGAATGCATGATGTCCGACCTCACCGGGATCACGCGCGGCAAGATCTCGCCGACCAACAAGTTCATCGCTGAAAAAGGCATGCGTCTGCCTGAAAGCGTGCTGTTGCAGACGGTGACCGGTGACTACGTAGAGGACGATATCTACTACGAGCTGCTGGACCCGGCAGACATCGACATGATCTGCCGCCCCGACCAGAACGCGGTGTATCTGGTGCCCTGGGCGGTCGAGCCCACTGCACAGGTGATCCACGACACCTACGACAAGCAAGGCAACCCCATCGAGCTGTCGCCGCGCAACGTGCTGAAGAAGGTTCTCAAGCTCTATGCCGATCAGGGCTGGCAGCCCATCGTGGCGCCGGAGATGGAGTTTTATCTGACCAAGCGTAGCGACGACCCTGACTATCCGCTACAGCCTCCGATCGGGCGCTCCGGGCGTCCTGAAACGGGCCGTCAGTCGTTTTCGATCGAAGCGGCCAACGAGTTCGATCCGCTGTTCGAAGACGTCTATGACTGGTGCGAACTGCAGAACCTGGACCTGGACACGCTGATCCACGAAGACGGCACGGCGCAGATGGAAATCAACTTCCGGCACGGTGATGCCCTGTCGCTGGCCGATCAGATTCTGGTGTTCAAGCGCACCATGCGCGAAGCCGCCCTCAAGCACAATGTCGCGGCGACCTTCATGGCCAAGCCGATGACCGGCGAGCCGGGCAGTGCCATGCACTTGCACCAGAGCATCATCGACATCGAGACCGGCAAGAATATCTTCTCCAACGAAGACGGGACCATGAGCGAGCTGTTCCTGAACCACGTCGGTGGTCTGCAGAAGTTCATCCCCGAGCTGTTGCCGCTGTTCGCGCCCAACGTCAACTCGTTCCGGCGCTTTCTGCCTGACACCTCGGCGCCAGTGAACGTTGAGTGGGGCGAAGAAAATCGCACCGTCGGCTTGCGTGTGCCGGACGCCGTACCGCAGAACCGTCGCGTGGAAAATCGTCTGCCGGGTGCCGATGCCAACCCTTATCTGGCCATCGCCGCCAGTCTGCTGTGCGGGTTCATTGGCATGGTCGAAGGCATCAACCCGAGCGCACCGGTGGTCGGGCGCGGTTACGAACGGCGCAATCTGCGTCTGCCGTTGACCATCGAAGACGCGCTGGAGCGTATGGAAAACAGCAAGACCATCGAAAAATACCTGGGCAAGAAATTCATCATCGGTTACGTCGCGGTCAAGCGCGCCGAGCATGAAAACTTCAAGCGCGTGATCAGTTCGTGGGAGCGGGAATTCCTGCTTTTCGCCGTCTGATCACGCAGAGCGCCGCTGCGGTTGATGCGCGGCGCTCTGCCAACTGACCTGATCAAAGGAAGTGCTGCATGAGTGCCAACAACCCGCAAACCCTCGAATGGCAGGCCCTGAGCAGCGAGCATCACCTGGCACCGTTCAGCGACTACAAACAATTGAAAGAGAAAGGCCCGCGCATCATCACCCGTGCCGAGGGCGTTTATCTGTGGGACAGCGAGGGCAACAAGATCCTCGATGGCATGTCCGGGCTGTGGTGCGTGGCCATCGGTTATGGCCGCGAAGAACTGGCCGACGCAGCCAGCAAACAGATGCGCGAGCTGCCTTACTACAACCTGTTTTTCCAGACCGCCCACCCGCCGGTGCTGGAGTTGGCCAAGGCCATTTCCGAGATTGCACCGCAGGGCATGAACCATGTGTTCTTTACCGGTTCTGGCTCCGAAGGCAATGACACGATGCTGCGCATGGTTCGTCATTACTGGGCGCTGAAAGGCCAGCCGAACAAGAAAACCATCATCAGCCGCGTCAATGGCTACCACGGCTCCACCGTTGCCGGTGCCAGTCTGGGTGGTATGGCGTACATGCACGAGCAAGGCGATCTGCCGATTCCGGGGGTGGTGCACATTCCCCAGCCCTACTGGTTCGACGAGGGCGGCGATATGACGCCGGACGAGTTCGGCATCTGGGCTGCCGAGCAACTGGAAAAGAAAATTCTCGAGCTGGGCGTCGAGAACGTCGGTGCGTTCATTGCCGAGCCGATCCAGGGCGCAGGCGGTGTGATCGTCCCGCCTGATTCCTACTGGCCGAAGATCAAGGAAATCCTCTCCCGCTACGACATCCTGTTCGCCGCCGATGAGGTGATTTGTGGCTTCGGGCGTACCAGTGAGTGGTTCGGTAGCGATTTCTATGGCCTCAAGCCGGACATGATGACCATCGCCAAAGGACTGACCTCCGGTTACGTGCCGATGGGCGGCCTGATCGTGCGCGATGAAATCGTCGCGGTGCTCAATGAGGGCGGCGATTTCAATCATGGCTTTACCTACTCAGGGCACCCGGTGGCTGCCGCGGTCGCGCTGGAGAACATCCGTATCCTGCGCGAAGAGAAGATCGTCGAACGGGTCAGGTCGGAAACGGCACCGTATTTGCAAAAGCGTTTGCGTGAGTTGAGCGATCATCCACTGGTGGGCGAAGTCCGCGGTGTCGGGCTGCTCGGGGCCATCGAACTGGTGAAGGACAAGGCCACCCGCGAGCGCTATACCGACAAGGGCGCGGGAATGATCTGTCGAACCTTCTGCTTCGACAATGGCCTGATCATGCGGGCTGTGGGCGATACCATGATCATTGCGCCACCGCTGGTGATCAGTTTTGCGCAAATTGATGAGCTGGTAGAGAAGGCGCGCAAATGCCTGGATCTGACGCTGGCGGTGTTGCAGGGCTGAAAATGCCAAAAAAAGCGTCGATTCAAGCGCAATGTGCATTGTTTGAGGGGCTTCGGCTTGAAAGCCTGCCCAGGAAGTTGCCAGACTAATGGCTACACGCCGCTAACTGACGGTCAGTGATAAAAATACATTGGAGCTACGCATGAAAAAATTTGGCAAGACCCTTCTCGCGCTGTCACTGATGGGCGTTGTGGCCACTGCTGCGCAGGCCGATGACAAAGTGCTGCACGTCTATAACTGGTCCGATTACATCGCGCCGGACACCGTTGCCAAATTCGAGAAAGAATCGGGCATCAAGGTGGTCTACGACGTTTTCGACAGCAACGAGACGCTCGAAGCCAAATTGCTCGCGGGCAAATCCGGCTATGACATCGTCGTGCCGTCCAACAACTTCCTGGCCAAGCAGATCAAGGCAGGCGTTTACCAGGAGCTGGACAAGTCCAAGCTGCCGAACTGGAAGAACCTCAACGAGTCGCTGCTCAAGGCCGTGTCGGTCAGCGACCCGGACAACAAGCACGCATTCCCGTACATGTGGGGTTCGATCGGTATCGGCATCAACCCGGACAAGGTCAAGGCCGCTCTGGGTGCTGACGCGCCAGTCAATTCCTGGGACCTGCTGTTCAAGCCGGAGAACGCTGCCAAGCTGAAGTCGTGCGGCATCAGCTTCCTCGATTCTCCAACCGAAATGCTGCCGATCGCCCTGCATTACCTGGGCTACCCGACCGATTCTCAGGACAAGAAGCAGCTCGCCGAAGCTGAAGCGTTGTTCCTGAAGATTCGTCCGTCGATTGGCTATTTTCACTCGTCCAAGTACATCTCGGATCTGGCCAACGGCAACATCTGTGTAGCGGTCGGCTACTCGGGTGATATCTATCAGGCCAAGTCCCGCGCTGCCGAAGCCGGTGGCAAGGTCAAAGTTGCTTACAACATTCCGAAAGAAGGCGCCGGCAGCTTCTACGACATGGTCGCCATTCCCAAGGATGCCGAGAACGTCGAGGGTGCCTACAAGTTCATGACCTTCCTGATGAAGCCGGAAATCATGGCCGAGATCACCAACGCTGTACGTTTCCCGAACGGTAACGCCGCGGCTACGGCGCTGGTCGACAAGGAAATCACCAGTGACCCTGGCGTTTATCCACCTGCCGACATCCAGGCCAAACTGTATGCAATCGCTGATCTGCCTGCTGCCACGCAGCGGATCATGACCCGCAGCTGGACCAAGATAAAATCGGGTAAATAAGCCTGTCATCAAACCTGTGGATGCTGCGTAGCCTCGGCCGCGCAACATCCAGTAGACAGGAATATCGCCTAAACCTTTGCTGGTTGGACGCATAGACGGTAAGTTGCGCGCCGGTTTGGTTTTCGGGACGCCCTCCGGCGCTCAGGCCCCTCTGTTAAAAGGACTCATTCTTTGTCTATTTCTATTCTTTCCAAAGCCTTGCTGGCGGCTGCCGGGCTGACACTGTCGATCAGTGCCCAGGCTGAGTCCACCGTGCATATTTATAACTGGTCCGATTACATCGGCAAGACCACCCTGGCCGACTTCGAAGCCGCTACCGGCATCAAGCCGATGTACGACGTGTTCGACTCCAACGAAACCCTGGAAGCCAAGCTGCTGGCCGGACGCACAGGCTATGACGTGGTGGTGCCGTCCAATCACTTCCTCGGCAAGCAGATCAAGGCCGGTGCGTTCCAGAAACTCGACAAGTCGCTGCTGCCCAACTACAAGAATCTCGACCCGGCGCTGCTCAAGCGTCTGGAGAAGAACGATCCGGGTAACCAGTACGCCGTGCCGTACCTGTGGGGTACCAACGGCATCGGTTACAACGTCGAGAAGGTCAAGGCGGCACTGGGCGTCGACAAGATCGACTCCTGGGCCGTGCTGTTCGAGCCGGAGAACATCAAGAAGCTCTCCAGCTGCGGCGTAGCGTTTCTCGACTCTGCCGATGAAATGTTGCCAGCGGTGCTCAACTACATGGGGCTGGACCCCAACAGCACCAAGGAAGCCGATTACAAAAAGGCCGAAGCCAAGCTGCTGGCGATTCGTCCTTACGTGACCTATTTCCACTCGTCCAAATACATCACCGACCTGGCCAATGGCGACATTTGCGTTGCCGCAGGTTTCTCGGGCGATGTGTTCCAGGCCAAGGCCCGTGCAGAAGAAGCGGGCAAGGGCGTGAAGCTCGCGTACAGCATTCCGAAAGAGGGCGGTAACCTGTGGTTCGACATGCTGGCGATTCCGGCGGACTCGAAGAACATCAAGGCGGCCAGTGCCTTCATCAACTACATGCTCGACCCCAAGGTGATCGCCAAGGTCAGCGATGAAGTCGGTTACGCCAACCCCAATCCCGCCTCCGGCGAGTTCATGGACCAGAGCATCCGTACCGATGAAGCGGTCTATCCGCCTCAGGAAGTGCTGGACCGCCTGTTCGTGAACAGCGAGTTGCCACCCAAGGTGCAACGTCTGATGACCCGCAGCTGGACCAAGGTCAAGTCGGGCAAATAAAAATCCAGCACCCGGCCATATGGGCCGGGTTGCCTACCTGTTGGGAGTTTCACCCATGGCAGTTGCCTCCGGCGCCTACAAGAAAGCCATCGAAGGCGGTCAGCAACCCAAAGAGGTGCTGGTCAAGATTGATCGGGTCACGAAAAAGTTCGACGAGACGATCGCGGTGGATGATGTGTCCCTGCAGATCAACAAGGGCGAGATCTTCGCCCTGCTTGGCGGCTCTGGCTCCGGCAAATCGACACTGCTGCGCATGCTGGCCGGGTTCGAACGGCCGACCGAGGGGCGCATCTACCTCGACGGTGTCGACATCACCGACATGCCGCCGTACGAACGCCCGATCAACATGATGTTCCAGTCTTATGCGCTGTTCCCACACATGACCGTGGCGGACAACATCGCCTTCGGCCTCAAGCAGGACAAGCTGGGCAAGCCGGAAATCGAAGCCCGTGTGGCAGAAATGCTCAAGCTGGTACAGATGACCCAGTACGCCAAGCGCAAGCCGCATCAGCTCTCCGGCGGTCAGCGTCAACGCGTTGCTCTGGCCCGGTCACTGGCCAAAAAGCCCAAGCTGTTGCTGCTCGACGAGCCGATGGGCGCGCTGGACAAGAAACTGCGTTCGCAGATGCAGCTGGAGCTGGTGGAGATCATCGAGCGCGTTGGCGTGACCTGCGTGATGGTGACTCACGATCAGGAAGAGGCCATGACCATGGCCGAGCGCATCGCGATCATGCACCTGGGCTGGATCGCGCAGATCGGCAGCCCGATCGACATCTACGAGACCCCGACCAGCCGTCTGGTCTGCGAATTCATCGGCAGCGTCAACCTGTTCGAGGGTGACGTGATCGAAGACATGGAAGCCCATGCGCTGATCCGCAGCCCCGAGCTGGAGCACAATATCTATGTCGGCCACGGCGTCAGTACATCGGTGGAAGACAAGCACATTACCTATGCACTGCGTCCGGAGAAACTGCTGATCACCACCGAGCAGCCAGGCTTCGAATACAACTGGTCGCGCGGCAAGGTCCACGACATCGCCTATCTGGGTGGTCATTCGGTGTTCTACGTCGAGCTGCCGGGCGGCAAGCTGGTGCAGTCGTTCGTCGCCAATGCCGAGCGTCAAGGCGCGCGGCCTACCTGGGGCGATGAAGTCTACGTCTGGTGGGAAGACGACAGCGGCGTGGTACTGCGCTCATGAAAATGCGGAAGATCAAGCGCGCGTTCGAGCGCATAAAGCCCAACGGGCGGCAGATGGTCATCGGCGTGCCGTTCCTCTGGCTGTTCCTGTTCTTTGCTCTGCCGTTTCTGATCGTGCTCAAGATCAGCTTCGCCGAGGCCGACGTCGCGATCCCGCCGTACACCGAAATCTTCAGCTACGCCGACGAAAAGCTGCAGATGGTCCTCAACTTCGCCAACTACACTTTGCTCAGCGGCGATGATTTGTACGTTTCGGCCTATCTGGGCTCGCTGAAGATGGCCTTCATCAGCACCTTGCTGTGCCTGCTGATCGGCTATCCGATGGCCTACGCCATCGCCAGCGCGCGCAAGGACCTGCAAACCGTGCTGTTGCTGCTGATCATGATGCCGACCTGGACGGCGATTCTGATCCGTGTCTACGCCTGGATGGGTATCCTCAGCAACAACGGGTTGCTCAATGCATTCCTGATGTGGCTGGGGCTGATCGACGCGCCGCTGCAGATCCTCAATACCAACCTGGCGGTGTACATCGGCGTGGTCTATTCCTACCTGCCGTTCATGATCCTGCCGCTGTACGCCAACCTTGTGAAGCACGACACCAGCCTTTTGGAAGCAGCGTCCGACCTCGGTTC encodes:
- the ssuB gene encoding aliphatic sulfonates ABC transporter ATP-binding protein, with product MTSLKQQPPHLLRGIPLAVRKLKKAFGAREVLKDIDLHIPAGQFVAIVGRSGCGKSTLLRLLAGLDKPTQGQLLAGSAPLDDAREDTRLMFQEARLLPWKKIIDNVGLGLSGDWRAQALEALEAVGLAERANEWPAALSGGQKQRVALARALIHKPRLLLLDEPLGALDALTRIEMQQLIEKLWGQYGFTVLLVTHDVSEAVAIADRVILIEEGQIGLDLLVDLPRPRVRGSHRLAALEAEVLNRVLALPGSPPDPEPFSPLPTQLRWAN
- a CDS encoding TOBE domain-containing protein codes for the protein MTIKAINVRNQFKGTIKEIVHGDVLSEIDVQTASGVVTSVITTRSVKELELVVGSEVIAFVKSTEVSIAKL
- a CDS encoding RHS repeat-associated core domain-containing protein encodes the protein MTSPDQTVLCTYRYDPLDRLASSSPLGQTDVQRFYQKNRLATEIEGVLQRTVFQHEDLLLAQQRHVDGVVNTTLLATDPQRSVLRLVDKSGIEPVAYSVYGHHPAESGLTSLLGFNGERRDPVTGHYLLGNGYRAYNPVLMRFNSPDSLSPFDEGGLNAYGYCGGDPVGVVDPSGHMPFSILIQAADLIEKFGPQAATLIAKRALQGVSPVARVLGGKHTPASVKSLVSENVSRLPSASTSTSSAKSVSGRKASEGYIRLQKLRKSVSHVGETNVPSNDQAALARYNRLEGRIRAVDDLIDHYRKNTKKVKHSARTAQESLEGYMKKRPEVVAQFEAYRDKFNKRMRSRIRDPDQVN
- a CDS encoding RHS repeat-associated core domain-containing protein; its protein translation is MASPDPIMLCTYRYDPLDRLASSLPVGLADIRRFYQKNRLATEIQGALQRTVFQHEDLLLAQQLHVDGVVDTTLLATDQQRSVLRLVDKSGIEPVAYSAYGHHPAESGLTSLLGFNGERRDPVTGHYLLGNGYRAYNPVLMRFNSPDSLSPFDEGGLNAYGYCGGDPIGFVDPSGHAPYNRLLRLALENARLKSLSRKDRISTRLLWVLGKRSEAPPSRKGKPLPISPLASTSAASSPPLSMASALQVSDKGKLSVAFPDMSWEYRVRKTKEFHTPIDTAAPSDFKTAQTLLDLHNKRRVDVEKFICFHNARRAVSTENAIAAGPSQFYKAIRERDINNFKLYAADMYRIHRKAIRKQHK
- a CDS encoding TetR/AcrR family transcriptional regulator, with protein sequence MTRAATPRKPQARSQARIDSILDAARTLLAEQGVASLSIYSVAERAGIPPSSVYHFFASVPALLEALTADIHAAFRASLQARIDHDQLTTWRDLSRIVELRMLAIYNADAAARQLILAQHGLTEINQADRQHDIELGQLMLEVFDRHFQLPALPDDVDVFALAMELGDRVYARSVQLHDEITPRMAEEGMRVFDAYLGLYLPVFLVKRKISPLL
- a CDS encoding glutamine synthetase family protein translates to MSVPPRAVQLNEANAFLKEHPEVLYVDLLIADMNGVVRGKRIERTSLHKVYEKGINLPASLFALDINGSTVESTGLGLDIGDADRICYPIPDTLCNEPWQKRPTAQLLMTMHELEGDPFFADPREVLRQVVAKFDEMGLTICAAFELEFYLIDQENVNGRPQPPRSPISGKRPHSTQVYLIDDLDEYVDCLQDILEGAKEQGIPADAIVKESAPAQFEVNLHHVADAIKACDYAVLLKRLIKNIAYDHEMDTTFMAKPYPGQAGNGLHVHISILDRDGKNIFTSEDPEQNAALRHAIGGVLETLPAQMAFLCPNVNSYRRFGAQFYVPNSPTWGLDNRTVAVRVPTGTADAVRIEHRVAGADANPYLVMASVLAGVHHGLVNKVEPGAPVEGNSYEQHEQSLPNNLRDALRELDDNPVMAKYIDPKYIDIFVACKESELEEFEHSISDLEYNWYLHTV
- a CDS encoding glutamine synthetase family protein yields the protein MSTNLDQLTDWLKEHKITEVECMMSDLTGITRGKISPTNKFIAEKGMRLPESVLLQTVTGDYVEDDIYYELLDPADIDMICRPDQNAVYLVPWAVEPTAQVIHDTYDKQGNPIELSPRNVLKKVLKLYADQGWQPIVAPEMEFYLTKRSDDPDYPLQPPIGRSGRPETGRQSFSIEAANEFDPLFEDVYDWCELQNLDLDTLIHEDGTAQMEINFRHGDALSLADQILVFKRTMREAALKHNVAATFMAKPMTGEPGSAMHLHQSIIDIETGKNIFSNEDGTMSELFLNHVGGLQKFIPELLPLFAPNVNSFRRFLPDTSAPVNVEWGEENRTVGLRVPDAVPQNRRVENRLPGADANPYLAIAASLLCGFIGMVEGINPSAPVVGRGYERRNLRLPLTIEDALERMENSKTIEKYLGKKFIIGYVAVKRAEHENFKRVISSWEREFLLFAV